One region of Jatrophihabitans cynanchi genomic DNA includes:
- a CDS encoding limonene-1,2-epoxide hydrolase family protein produces the protein MTPNPPPDAQATVIAFLTALAASDVEGAGALLAEDVVYANVGLPTIRGRRGVLRVLGPLAGHRARFEVYLHAVAADGAQVLTERTDVIEFGRLRFQFWVAGRFDVHDGRITLWRDAFDFLDCTRAAVRGLIGALVPALRPGPPATSGPPGRH, from the coding sequence ATGACACCGAATCCGCCGCCGGACGCCCAGGCGACCGTCATCGCGTTCCTGACCGCGCTCGCCGCATCCGACGTCGAGGGCGCCGGCGCGCTGCTGGCCGAGGACGTCGTGTACGCGAATGTGGGGCTGCCGACCATTCGCGGCCGGCGGGGCGTGCTTCGCGTGCTCGGGCCGCTGGCCGGCCATCGCGCGCGGTTCGAGGTCTACCTGCATGCGGTCGCCGCCGACGGGGCACAGGTGCTCACCGAACGCACCGACGTGATCGAGTTCGGCCGGCTGCGGTTCCAGTTCTGGGTGGCCGGCCGGTTCGACGTGCACGACGGCCGGATCACGCTGTGGCGGGACGCCTTCGACTTCCTCGACTGCACCCGGGCCGCGGTGCGTGGCCTGATCGGCGCGCTCGTGCCCGCGCTGCGACCCGGGCCGCCGGCCACGTCCGGTCCCCCGGGGCGGCACTGA
- a CDS encoding class III extradiol ring-cleavage dioxygenase family protein: MISGAAFCPQPPLLLPHVAVGAAAELDRLRAACRTAIERVGAGRQLVLLGAGPVSRSYPPQARGNLAAFGVAGDVPLGARAPDDAAAELPPSLTVGAWLVRDALGPDSGAVAFAVGQDFATSLAARELDELTGARDVALLVLGDGSARRSRAAPGYLDERAEPFDAAVEAALAGGDAAALSALDGALGAELLAAGVPAWRAAGRLLEGAPYTGTVLYAEAPYGVGYFVAAWTAGG; encoded by the coding sequence GTGATCTCGGGCGCCGCGTTCTGTCCGCAACCGCCGCTTCTGCTCCCGCACGTGGCGGTCGGCGCCGCCGCCGAACTCGACCGGTTGCGCGCCGCGTGCCGCACCGCAATCGAGCGGGTCGGCGCCGGTAGGCAGCTCGTGCTGCTGGGCGCCGGACCGGTGTCGCGGTCGTACCCGCCGCAGGCGCGCGGCAACCTGGCCGCGTTCGGGGTCGCCGGCGACGTGCCCCTCGGCGCGCGCGCCCCCGATGACGCTGCCGCGGAACTGCCCCCGTCGCTCACGGTCGGCGCGTGGCTGGTGCGTGACGCCCTGGGACCGGACAGCGGCGCGGTGGCGTTCGCCGTCGGCCAGGACTTCGCCACCAGCCTCGCGGCGCGCGAACTGGACGAACTCACCGGGGCGCGCGACGTCGCGCTGCTGGTACTCGGCGACGGCAGCGCCCGGCGCAGCCGGGCCGCGCCCGGCTACCTGGACGAACGAGCCGAGCCCTTCGACGCCGCCGTCGAGGCGGCGCTGGCCGGTGGCGACGCCGCCGCGCTGAGCGCACTGGACGGTGCCTTGGGCGCGGAGCTGCTCGCCGCCGGGGTCCCGGCCTGGCGCGCCGCGGGCCGGCTGCTCGAAGGCGCGCCGTACACGGGCACCGTGCTCTACGCCGAGGCGCCCTACGGTGTCGGCTACTTCGTCGCGGCCTGGACCGCGGGTGGCTGA
- a CDS encoding DUF349 domain-containing protein, which produces MGSEWGRIDVDGTVYVKTADGEREIGSWQAGDAEAGLAFYERRYEDLATEVTLLEQRLASGAGDPSSTRTHAVAIKDQLPTVAAIGDLAALDTRLDALLAAAETKASEHAAARQQARADAIAAKEALAAEAEQIGESSTSWKASGDRLRAIVEEWKQIKGIDRKTDDALWKRFAAARDAFGRRRGQHFAKLDAERGSAKEVKEELIARAEELSQSADWKATATTMRELMTQWKAAGRASRDVEDALWARFRAAQDAFFARRSGVFAERDAEQQENKQKKEAIIAQAEALDLGDAKAAQAALRDLQARFDEIGHVPRDSMARIDARMRAAEQRVRDAVDTEWRRGSVESNPFLAALRERLAEAEAKLERARKAGDADRIARAEAEVAQRRALIPE; this is translated from the coding sequence ATGGGCTCGGAGTGGGGACGCATCGACGTGGACGGCACCGTCTACGTCAAGACAGCTGACGGCGAACGCGAGATCGGCTCGTGGCAGGCGGGCGACGCGGAGGCCGGGCTGGCTTTCTACGAGCGCCGCTACGAGGACCTCGCGACCGAGGTGACGCTGCTCGAGCAGCGGCTGGCCTCCGGTGCCGGGGACCCGTCGTCCACACGCACCCACGCCGTCGCGATCAAGGATCAGCTGCCCACCGTCGCCGCCATCGGCGACCTCGCCGCGCTGGACACCCGGCTGGACGCGCTCCTCGCCGCGGCCGAGACCAAGGCCAGCGAGCACGCGGCGGCGCGGCAACAGGCGCGCGCGGACGCGATCGCGGCGAAGGAGGCGCTGGCCGCCGAGGCCGAGCAGATCGGCGAGTCCTCGACGTCGTGGAAGGCCTCCGGGGACCGGTTGCGCGCGATCGTCGAGGAGTGGAAGCAGATCAAAGGCATCGACCGCAAGACCGACGACGCGCTGTGGAAGCGCTTCGCGGCCGCGCGCGATGCGTTCGGACGGCGCCGCGGTCAACACTTCGCCAAACTTGACGCCGAGCGCGGATCGGCCAAGGAGGTCAAGGAGGAGCTCATCGCCCGGGCCGAGGAGCTGTCCCAGTCCGCCGACTGGAAGGCCACCGCGACGACGATGCGCGAGCTGATGACCCAGTGGAAGGCCGCGGGACGGGCCTCGCGCGATGTGGAGGACGCGCTGTGGGCCCGGTTCCGCGCGGCGCAGGACGCCTTCTTCGCGCGCCGCTCGGGGGTGTTCGCCGAGCGCGACGCCGAGCAGCAGGAGAACAAGCAGAAGAAGGAAGCGATCATCGCCCAGGCCGAGGCGCTGGACCTCGGGGACGCGAAGGCAGCCCAGGCCGCGCTGCGTGACCTGCAGGCCCGCTTCGACGAGATCGGCCACGTGCCGCGCGACTCGATGGCCCGCATCGACGCCCGGATGCGGGCCGCCGAGCAGCGGGTGCGCGACGCCGTGGACACCGAGTGGCGGCGCGGCAGCGTGGAGTCGAACCCGTTCCTGGCGGCACTGCGCGAGCGGCTCGCCGAGGCCGAGGCGAAGTTGGAGCGCGCCCGCAAGGCCGGCGACGCCGACCGGATCGCCCGCGCCGAGGCCGAGGTCGCGCAGCGCCGCGCCCTCATCCCTGAGTAG